The DNA window TGACATACTTGCGTGTCCACGCCCAGAAGCATCATGGCCAGGAATGGAAGGAGAGTCCGGGGGGCTTTGGCGGCACGGCCTCTGGCGGCGTACTCGTCTGCCACTTGTGTGGTGTTCACTGCAAGACACCCACCCAGCTCCAGGGGCATATGGGCACCCACACAAACAGCCAGGGTGTCCCTAGCCCCATCACCTCTAACGTGGCTGCCAGCAGCTCTGTCTCCCTTAGCAACATGGTGACAGCACCGACTGTGTATGTCACTGGTAATACAGTGGTGGACCTGCTCGTCACAGACTGCTCTAGCATCGCAGCACCACAGCAACACAGTTAACAGTAGAGAGCTCAGCAATAAAAACCTCAGTTTTGTCAATGGGGGCGTTCAAGAGCAGTATCACCTCCAAACTGCAGAgctggagaatcagaggaaggtGAAGAGCTGTAATTATAGGGAGTCTAGTTATTCAGTGAAGGACATTTGTGGCTGCAGCGGGTTCATCGACACTAATGACAAAAATGGATGTGTTGTCCAAATATTCCTGAACCCTCTTGTGCTTTTAAGACTCCAATGAAACTGTGGTATTGTGAGCATCTACTGTATTACTCTCCCCTCTCTGCCCTTTCCTTCAGTCCATTCTTTGAATGCTAGCTTTGGATGCTCTCTGCAAGTGCACaaagtactgtatatctcaCACCAGCTCTGATCTTACCTCCATTTTGCAGCTCTCTAACTAAAAATCCAAATGGCTTTGTGTTAAGAGTAGTGGGGATAAGTTCCAGTAAGCATAAAGTAAGAAGAATCACATTAGACACGGAGCTTTGTGTTGGGGCGTATGTGTAAGTCAGGGTTCCTCTagcatgtttgcttgtttgttgaaaaaaaaccaactaaaaaacaaaacaaaaactgatttaGCAGTGCCAGTTCATTAGGTCTGTAGAGGgctgttgtttttaaatcaggACATTAGACCAGATGTCATTGGTCGGTTTGGAACTGTGGGATGTACTTATTTGTTTTGTAACGGTACAGAGTTGAGAATAGAGTCGCGTTCAGGAGTGTCAAGCACCTTAAATTGTTATAGTTTGATTCAGCGAGGACCAGTGGGTTTGAGATTTCTTGGATTTTCTTGCTCTGAGTCTTCCTTTCTGGGTCTGGGCCATTAAAATAAAAGGCAGCATAACCGCTTATCAATACTTAAGCTTCTGACATGGCAGTTCTTGCACCTGAAGACTACCTTCTGCATGCAAATAAGCTAGCTCAGTCATGCTTATTGTTAGGGAGCTGTCAAAACGAGTCATTTTTAGCAGTTCCTCCATGTTAGTTGGCTGTAAACAATATTTATAAAAGTGTTGATTTTATTCAGACATTTTAACATTGTTGGCCATTCATTTGATTGTAAATGTCATTGCCATAGCGCTTTGTTTTCTCTATGTACCAGTTCAGTGAGTGAATCTTATGCATTAGATTTAGCCGTTTTATTCTGTATAGCACACAAACGTTCTGAACCAAGTCATTGTCGTTCTACATTAATCATGTGAAGATGGGTCACTTCTCTGTTGAGTATTTTGGTTTCTTTGAGTTATATTGTCGGTGATGTGGTGTCGAAAAGGGCTTATAAAGTCATATGTCAGGATACATAAATACAAGAGATGGCAACACCATGTGGTATGCTGTAAACAAATCCTGGTTCTGTACTGGAGtgctttttcagttttttgttaCGTTGAAGGTTGTAGAAATGTTCAttcttccttttcattttcCCTTTGGAAATGTGTTCTTCCTGTTGGGAAAAATAGTGATTTATTAAAAAGTTGATTTTAGGGTTTTCCTTCATTACACTAAGAAAGTAATACCTCTACTCTAGGATTCTGTACAGCTCTTGTGATACATCTTAATGCCTTATCATACTCAACTgcattttaattcttttatgatgaaatatttcaaatctTAGTCATGGATTCATTAAGAATATTAATGggatgtatttatatttatatttttatatttctctacagtatgcatgtttaaaaaattgttagAGCAAAAAAATCAACGATGCTTACTACAGTCATAAATCTTACGTTATTTTGTAGATGAAGTAGAGATCATggtattattttgtaatttggacaattaaaagtaaaaagagTAAacatatattgttttgtttgctgaTTTGTTTACCTTGTCTGGCATGTGAACACTTGTTTCTCACACAATACCGTGGTTTACGAGCATATATGCTTGGGCAGTAGTTTTAAATAGAAttatgaaacaacaaaaacctaaagtagaaaaaaatatgaccattatataaataaaacggaCCGCACAGTCGTTAGACAACATATTTCAAATTGAGCAAAATATGCAGATACGTTTCAGCTATTACAGAAGTTAACTGAAAGCTTCTGAACAATCATAAAACTATTTTTCTCCAGACAAACTAACTACAGCAGAAagtaacacagaaaaaatatctcAGCTTCTTTAGAAAACTAATGTATTCTTACTGTGTTATCGCTATTGTCATCACTATACAGTCTATTGAACATATTCTCCACAGTTAAAGTAAATCTGGAAATATTCAAATACAATTAAAAGGGTATAAGACTTACAACAAAAAGTCAAGTTGGGTGATTAAGCTGGCATGGATGAGACAGTGAACGCTTTGAGTAATCAATTTAAAACTCCGTCATGTCATGATTTTTCACTAAATTTTACACTGAAGACAAGACATGCATATATCTCAGCTTTAGGACTGTGTCTGGAGATTAAAATATTGATGACTTTGTCCAGATGAGTTCTGCTTTGATGACTACATTGATCTTTGctgaattttaaaatacaacattAAACATTCACATTATTTACAGCGCTTTGCTTGTTTCTGAAAGCACTGATTAAATTACCACTTCTCTGCCCAAGTGAAGTAAATAGTAAACACGGACATATTGGCTGTGAATTACTGTATACATAACTAATGTAATTTagagttaaataaaacaaataaaaataatcacaaaactACAGTTTTTAACAGTGTTTTAACTTTCCCTAATCCTGACGATAGAATCGATCATTGTTGCAAAACTTGAGCAAGGCTATATTGATCAGAATGCATGCCTCACGACTCCAAACATTTCACAATTCGTCAAGTGTCAAAAcgtagaaaaacaaacagacacacaaacaaacaaaaaacaagaaccaatgcagtcagactgcaacatcccacgacacccctgaattaaaatttttaccttgacctacttgcataggtcaaagatcaaagctagtgctctgacctactcgTGTTGatcaaagtactagctttgatctatgatcttacactggccttctatctcgtctttctatcttatccagttcctcagtgtacaaaagttgaaatttcaccttgacctagttttcacaaggttaaggtcatcatctcattttcatcccctttgctgcccgagcaatgtgctttttgtttcatctctatCTGCAattctgcaatggttgcaaagatatttggtggacatacgaacgaacggagtaacgaacggacgaacactgacaattacaatacatcagcgctttgaagcgggatgcaaCAAGAAATAAAGGGGGTTGATAAGTTGTCGGTCTTTTTGAAAATCCTGGTATTCAAAGATCAATTTAATAAGCATTCAAAACTAAACAATAATCTAAGTctttacagacagaaatgatattatttgcTGGTCAACTATTGGAGTGACTTATTTTAAAGAGATTTCGAAAGGTTAAACATTCTACATAATTGCTTAATCTATTGtctgtttacaaaaaaacaaactatgcacaggttgaaaatgaaaaaaaacctaCAGCTGGAATTATCGTGAGGATTTCATTGAACGTTTTCCAACCAtgaaacgacaaaaaaaaaaaaaaaaaaatgcaacgcAGTGAGTTGGCGCAAATCCCCGGTCGCGTCAGGAGCGGTCGCCCGGACCTGTAGGCGCAGCAGCCGCTGTGTTGAGTCAACGTTGCGCCGGCAGAGCTGAGGCGGCGGCAGCTTCTCTGCTCATCCGTTACGAGATGTCTTAGCGACTGGAGCGGCTGGAGACGCTGACACTCAGTCCAGACCGGCGTTGTTTCATAAtctgttggcttttttttttgttgttgcctaAACTATCCAGGTTGCAGGATAACCACCATCGCTCTTGGCTTGGCTTCTCATACATGTTGATGTAACTTGCTGCAAGCTAGCAATAGCTCGCTGCTGACATTACCATTCAGACATTGAAGTCGCCACACAAAAATGCGGATCATTGAGGCGGAGAGCCCTGGGACATCTTTAAACGCCTTCTGTAGAACTGCAAGAGTTTCGACTGGCCGCTGATTGGACTCTGCAGAGTATGTGcgtgaatatttaaaatttgtgaTTTATTCTAAACATGTGCAAACTCCAATCTGTTAGCCGGTTGGCCGCGGCTAGCGATCACGGTTAGCAAGGTGgctactgctaactgctacAAACAAATAAGCTAACAAAACATGCAGTGAAAATATCACTTTAGTGAATATAAGCTGCTGATTCTTGTGTGACAACTCATTGTTTGCAAAAGCTACAGTTGAATGTGGTGAAAAACCAAATGGTTGCTAACTAGGCCAGTGGTGTCTAGCTGGATATGCTAACACCACATTTGAGGGCAATGCTAACATTTCTAGCGTCATTGTTAGCAGCCTGCTGTCATGCTGAACAGGGCGATGGATGACATTCACTATTAGCAAGACCTCCTCTGCTCACTCACCATACGTAAATCAAGTTTAGATGCATATAACCGAGCACATTGTTTGTGTTAGCTTGAGCTTGCTTGAGTAATTTTTAGCTCATCCAGCAGGTTTATTTTGCAGGAACCCTTACTAACAGTAGCCAAGTTATCGTTAACGTCAGCTCGTTTGGCGGATGAGAAAAGTCGATTTTGGTCATCTTGGAACTGATCTTCAGTTTTATTATAGTTGCCTGTAATAGCGCTAATATTAACCTGTAACAGTAGTAGTGAGCGCAGTTATTAAAGTTGATGGACGTTAGTATGCATGTCAACATACGGGCGGTCGAAATGCTTTATTTTGATTGTCATTTGCTTAAGCTTGGCCACTCATTCGTTTTCTAGACAGGTGATATTCACCAACACGCTGCTCAGATCTGTGAGCTCCAGCACGCCTGGAAAGAATGTGTCGATAATCTCGACgttgtggatttttaaaatagcGCAATGCGTATTTTGCTAATGGACTTCAACTTTTTAATGAGTCAGCTCGTGTTCTGTAAGTAAACAGCAAAACTCGTGTAAGTACAGCATGTTAAGTGTAGGAACAACTAGGATCAAAGATCAAGTATAAACCTTACAACGTGAGCAGGTGGATCTCCTCTCCTGCCACTGTTAGCAGcatttatttaatcacattACTTGTTATCCCATGTGCTGCCTTCTTTCAACAATAATATAGGACTATATTCCCTTATGTAGCTCCGGTGTCTTTTCATACCACTTGGAATCTCGCTTAATCTGTCTTTCGTCTGCCATGGAATTGTTCTGCACAGTGCACACATAGCAGAACCTTTAATGAACCTTAATGAAGCTAGAATGCTCACACTACATATGTTGGATGTTGATACTATATGTTGTCGTATCTCTCTGGGTGCAGATAACTGTATGCTCATGGGAGTTGCCTCCTAGACATCATCTTGAACTTCTTAATACGTAATGTTTTTCAGAGAGGGCGAAGTGCGACAGATCTCAAGAAACGGCTTGCCCACTCCTCGACTCGCAGATACATTTCCAGGGACCATGCTGACCTTCCTAGCTGCTGGGTCTGTGTTCTTTCCAGGCCTTTTCCTGCTTTCTAAACAATGCCTGAAGTCAATCCCAGCATTGAGATGGAGCGAAAGAGATGCAGTCATTGTGTCTGCTAGGTGAGATATCCTAAAATGTGCATTCTGGTTTCTTTGTACAGGGATTTTCTGTGTTCATACTCACTAATAGTTTCACAGCAACACATTGTGGTTTAAAGTGAGATCCACATTGTTTTAGACGTGTGTGTAGTTATTTTGTGCAACTACTAGGAGTGCAAGACTTATTGTTGCTATGTCCTGCTCACAGGTTGGTGTCATCAGTTCAGGCAGTTATGGCTTCTTCGGCTGGCTACATCATTGCTTCCTCCTGCAAGGACATCATTGAGGACCAGTGAGTCAAGACGTGTTTATTAGAATATTTTCAGTATAATCTGAACTTCCTGTAATGTATGCAACAAGTGAACTACTGTTGTTCCATTCAGGGATACACAGGGATAATTTGACTTCATGTCATGTTCTGTATATTAGCTGCAAGTATAATTTAAGGATTTGACTCATTAGTGATGCCTTGACATgcctttatacagtatatttcaggATCAGAGAAAGAGTATGAGCAAATTTCAGTATAGATCATTATAAATTCGGGTGAGAAGAGTTCCACTGAGATTTGCCTGTCATGTCAGGGTTTAATTATGTTAATGCTATCAGCCAAATGGGGAGACATGCTGCTGGattgtatttgttgtatttttgctGGTATCAAAGCTCATTTGAGTAAATTCTTTGTTGTCAGTTCTGCTTTAAAAGCAAACTTCTCCTATGTGCACAGGCATTGGCTGACTTCTACCTACATCATGTTTGCTGTTCCCTACTTCGTGTACGACATCTACGCAATGTTCATGTGCTACTGGTACAAGCTACAGGTCAAAGGGCATGAGGAACCCTCAGCAGCTCCCCACGACATGAATTCAGCACTAACCAGCTACTTGCGTCGCGAGTTCCTCATGGTGCTGCACCATGTTGTCATGGTCACAGTCTGCTTCCCCGTCTCTGTGGTAACTCATCCAACTTTTTGTTACGTTGACAATTGAATGAGGCAAAGAGAAACTCTCGTACAGCGTTATACAGGATTCTTCTTTCTTCAGTTGGTTTTATCTCTTTTAATTAGACCAAATTAAGGCATCAATGGATGGTTTCAAAATCTCAATCCTATTGTTATCCCTCATTGTACCAGCCCTACATAACGTAGTTGTGGCAAAGCCAATACTCACGGTCAATGTCATATTTTCAGATGCTATAAatcggattttttaaaaagatgctgAAAAGACAGCAGTTAACAGAAGTGCAGAAGATCAATGCTGTGGAACCTCGACTCGTGACATTCATGTAAACTGTGAGGTTTTCCCTAAGGCAGCAGACCTTCCTGTTTTTAAGAGAAGCACACTGACGTCTTTGAAACAAGCAAAGTTATGAATAGGTCAATGTCACACTAGATGTGTTAACATTGCCTGTTGAGATATGAAAAATCCTTGTCTGACTTTGGGATAGTCGGGATTAAGTctttaaagtgttttgtttattggcTTTGTGTCACATGAAGGGGTATTAAAGcaaatgtgcaaaaataaataaatgctttacTGTTGTTTTGTACCAATAATCATCCTCTTTTCTTGTCTGGTAGTTTTGGCGACAAGGAAAAGGAGATTATTTCCAGGGTGTAATGTTCATGGCTGAGCTCAGCACTCCATCGGTCTGCTTAGGAAAAATTCTCATCCAGGTAAGTTTGTTGGTTCAGCTTTATAGAAGTGAGATTTTATTTCTTGCATGTGCATGCGTCACACTAAAGCTCTTTTGCACTCTCCACTTCTGTCTTCCTCCTTTCACCCAATGGAAAATATGTGATCTTTCTGGTCATCCCTGGCATGCAGCTTGTTCATGCTGAGTACCCGATGACTTGACTTAGAAGAACAGCATTGTCCTTTCTTTTCATCAGTCACCGATTGGTAACACAGTTTGCTTAAATACACTGTAGGAGCTGCATCCCTGCATATTTGTTGTGGGGTCGTTTAGCTATGTGCATAATGTGTTGGCATCCTGGTAAAAGCCCTCCCATGGCTTTCTGCTTCATCCCCCATCTGAGGCTCCTACAGCTGCCTCTGAATATAGCCCTTAGTATTTAGACTGGATATCCAGCAGATACATTATCGGTTTGTCCTTGTACCCCATGTCACTCAACACCCTGCCCTCCCGTCCCTGACAACAGTGCATGTGATAAACAGTGTGAGTAAAATCTGTATCCCTGTAAACCAGCCTATTATTCCTttggaataaaaaacaacagtgaTTACCAAGAAACAATGGAACATTTATTGAAGGGCTACCATTAAATTCTAAGATGGGACTGGTGACTGGGCAACtggaaatcaaattaaatgtgtgtgagtaAGATTGTTCTGTATTTATCTCACTGAAGCAGGTTGGTTGTTCCAGATTGAAATAAACTAATTTTCTGCAAAACAAATGTGCCtttaaaaaacccacaaaaaaaaaccacgcgCTGTCTTCACAAATCAACAAACACCACGACATCCTGTGCTCTCCCATTGTGACTTTATCAGTCCACCCAGATATTCTTTGCAAATAGAAAAGTTTTAGTATAAACAATGTGGTAGTGAATACGttggaaaacaaaattaacaCCACCTCTTTTCACCAAACTGTActgcctgcttttctgactGTCCCCTTCTCTCaacctctgttttttttctgctctcagtaca is part of the Antennarius striatus isolate MH-2024 chromosome 21, ASM4005453v1, whole genome shotgun sequence genome and encodes:
- the tlcd3bb gene encoding ceramide synthase — encoded protein: MLTFLAAGSVFFPGLFLLSKQCLKSIPALRWSERDAVIVSARLVSSVQAVMASSAGYIIASSCKDIIEDQHWLTSTYIMFAVPYFVYDIYAMFMCYWYKLQVKGHEEPSAAPHDMNSALTSYLRREFLMVLHHVVMVTVCFPVSVFWRQGKGDYFQGVMFMAELSTPSVCLGKILIQYKQQHTLLHKVNGALMLITFFICRVLLFPYLYYAYGRYASIPFHMVPLEVPWHCNAGAALLMAPQLYWFSLICRGALRLFMGTSRSRRPHASTATTSERQLVGNTLPQPSNGYSPRATEPELTTH